The following proteins are encoded in a genomic region of Streptomyces lunaelactis:
- a CDS encoding YdcF family protein, with the protein MISEQSWADAQLLWDYHQMHHELRPCSVAIGLGSHDLGVADTTVDLYKRGLAPLIVFTGATSRTTQDRMPRGEAVHYRERALELGVPGDAVLVEPRARNTGENIRFSRAVLEAAGVEVSSVLLISKPYEERRAYATARKLWPEVEFVSASTPMTLEEYVDSIQDARLVIDMLVGALQRLLLYPKQGFTITQTVPDDVTAAYDRLRRASFTSRLMPDGADARR; encoded by the coding sequence GTGATCTCGGAGCAGTCGTGGGCCGATGCGCAACTCCTGTGGGACTACCACCAGATGCACCATGAGCTGCGTCCGTGCTCGGTCGCGATCGGTCTCGGTAGCCACGACCTTGGCGTAGCGGACACCACGGTTGACCTCTACAAGCGAGGCTTGGCGCCGCTCATCGTCTTCACGGGGGCCACGAGCCGCACGACGCAGGACCGCATGCCGCGCGGTGAGGCGGTCCACTACCGCGAGCGGGCGCTGGAGTTGGGCGTTCCTGGCGACGCGGTGCTGGTCGAGCCCCGTGCCCGCAACACGGGGGAGAACATCCGCTTCTCGCGGGCGGTCCTGGAAGCGGCCGGCGTCGAGGTCTCGTCAGTGCTGCTGATCAGCAAGCCGTACGAGGAGCGGCGCGCGTACGCCACGGCGCGGAAGCTGTGGCCCGAGGTCGAGTTCGTCAGCGCATCCACTCCGATGACCCTTGAGGAGTACGTGGACTCCATCCAGGACGCGCGCCTGGTGATCGACATGCTTGTCGGTGCTCTACAGCGGCTGTTGCTCTACCCCAAGCAGGGATTCACCATCACCCAGACGGTGCCCGACGACGTGACGGCGGCGTACGACAGGCTGCGCCGCGCCAGCTTCACGAGTCGACTCATGCCGGACGGCGCAGATGCGAGGCGCTGA
- a CDS encoding GntR family transcriptional regulator, producing the protein MAPKWRELADKLAAQIRDGEYEPGQQLPHIRDLVEAGEGSKSTVHTAYKALEAEGLVTSSRGHGTVVRQQSPLKRLGIARYDKAKWRDGDEVAFIADRVASGRSYRRGDQTQTVSRVEAPPAVAEAHGLPAGAEVYARARLVKEGDQPTHTLTSYYRPEHVEGTRIVDPTPGPAGRGGGFRVLYDAGYEIDHMKEQLFARVPTAEEAKLLQLTPGEWVVELHRTTFTADGTVVEFAIGLHAASRFAWEYDFKVPDSAQNQEARQ; encoded by the coding sequence ATGGCACCGAAGTGGCGCGAGCTGGCCGACAAGCTGGCTGCACAGATCAGGGACGGCGAGTACGAGCCGGGTCAGCAACTGCCGCACATCCGCGATCTCGTCGAGGCCGGAGAGGGCTCAAAGTCCACGGTCCACACGGCCTATAAGGCCCTGGAGGCTGAGGGGCTGGTCACCTCATCGCGTGGACACGGCACGGTCGTACGGCAGCAGTCCCCGCTCAAGCGCCTCGGCATCGCGCGGTACGACAAGGCGAAGTGGCGCGACGGCGACGAGGTCGCGTTCATCGCGGACCGCGTGGCGTCTGGCCGCTCGTACCGCCGCGGGGACCAGACGCAGACGGTCTCCCGTGTCGAAGCCCCGCCGGCGGTCGCTGAGGCGCACGGTCTCCCTGCTGGTGCCGAGGTGTACGCACGCGCCCGCCTGGTGAAGGAGGGCGACCAGCCCACGCACACCCTCACCAGCTACTACCGTCCCGAACACGTCGAGGGCACGCGCATCGTCGACCCGACGCCTGGCCCGGCCGGCCGCGGCGGCGGCTTCCGCGTCTTGTACGACGCGGGTTACGAGATCGACCACATGAAGGAACAGCTCTTCGCCCGAGTCCCCACGGCGGAGGAGGCGAAGCTCCTTCAACTGACGCCCGGAGAATGGGTCGTCGAGCTGCACCGCACCACGTTCACCGCCGACGGCACGGTGGTTGAGTTCGCCATCGGACTCCACGCGGCCTCACGCTTCGCGTGGGAGTACGACTTCAAGGTTCCGGACTCGGCGCAGAACCAGGAGGCGCGGCAGTGA